From Actinosynnema mirum DSM 43827, a single genomic window includes:
- the dnaB gene encoding replicative DNA helicase: MAVVDDRGMAEPSFERQPPQDLAAEQSVLGGMLLSKDAIADVVEVLAPNDFYRPAHQAVYDCVLDLYGRGEPADPITVSAELERRGELLRVGGAPYLHTLIATVPTAANASYYAEIVAEKAVLRRLVEAGTRIVQLGYNGAEGADVDEVVDRAQAAIYEVTERRTTEDYAVLEELLQPTMDEIDAIASRGGSSLGIPTGFADLDQLTNGLHGGQMIIVAARPGVGKALALDTPLATPTGWTTMGEVRVGDLLLDADGLPTRVVAATGVMRGRPCHEVVFSDGSVLLADAEHQWLTGAPGASAVRTTAELAEALRRGETPSVAGAAPLALPDRPLPIAPYSLGVLLGGHAASARFTSEDAEVLWNVGADGYEVRASPACQGCGAASTGVRDCPECHSERGTLQGLLHGAGVLGSERVPAGYLRASEPQRRALLAGLLDTAGTVAEDGSVRFEASGAGLARDVRELVVGLGYRCAGDGVVVGFEAGDDVFRVERKRLEHKDRGQRAGAGTRFVVGVRPVASVPVRCVEVDNAAHLYLAGRSMIPTHNSTLGLDFARSCSVKHGLTSAIFSLEMSRTEIVMRMLSAEARIRLGDMRGGTMSDDDWTRLARRMSEISEAPLFVDDSPNLTMMEIRAKARRLKQRHDLRLVVVDYLQLMSSGKKTESRQQEVSEFSRNLKLIAKELEVPVIAISQLNRGPEQRTDKKPQLSDLRESGSLEQDADMVILINRPDAWERDDPRAGEADLIIAKHRAGPTATITVAHQLHYSRFTDLAQG, from the coding sequence GTGGCGGTGGTGGACGACCGGGGCATGGCCGAGCCAAGCTTCGAACGGCAGCCGCCCCAGGACCTGGCCGCCGAGCAGTCCGTGCTCGGCGGGATGCTGCTGAGCAAGGACGCGATCGCCGACGTCGTCGAGGTGCTCGCTCCGAACGACTTCTACCGACCGGCGCACCAGGCCGTCTACGACTGCGTCCTCGACCTGTACGGCCGGGGCGAGCCCGCCGACCCGATCACGGTGTCCGCGGAGCTGGAGCGCAGGGGCGAGCTGCTGCGGGTGGGCGGCGCGCCGTACCTGCACACCCTCATCGCGACCGTGCCCACCGCGGCGAACGCGAGCTACTACGCCGAGATCGTCGCCGAGAAGGCGGTGCTGCGCAGGCTCGTCGAGGCCGGGACGCGCATCGTGCAGCTCGGCTACAACGGCGCCGAGGGCGCCGACGTGGACGAGGTGGTGGACCGGGCGCAGGCGGCCATCTACGAGGTCACCGAGCGCCGCACCACCGAGGACTACGCGGTGCTGGAGGAGCTGCTCCAGCCCACCATGGACGAGATCGACGCCATCGCCTCGCGGGGCGGCTCGTCCCTGGGCATCCCGACCGGCTTCGCGGACCTGGACCAGCTGACGAACGGCCTGCACGGCGGTCAGATGATCATCGTCGCGGCCCGTCCCGGCGTCGGCAAGGCGCTGGCCCTCGACACCCCCCTGGCCACCCCGACCGGGTGGACCACGATGGGCGAGGTGCGGGTCGGCGACCTCCTGCTCGACGCGGACGGCCTGCCGACGCGGGTCGTCGCGGCGACCGGGGTGATGCGGGGCAGGCCGTGCCACGAGGTGGTGTTCTCCGACGGGTCGGTGCTGCTCGCCGACGCCGAGCACCAGTGGCTGACCGGCGCGCCGGGCGCCTCCGCCGTGCGCACGACCGCCGAGCTGGCCGAGGCGCTCCGCCGGGGCGAGACGCCGTCGGTGGCGGGCGCCGCGCCGCTCGCGCTCCCGGACCGGCCGCTGCCCATCGCGCCCTACTCGCTGGGCGTGCTGCTCGGCGGCCACGCCGCGTCCGCGCGGTTCACCTCGGAGGACGCCGAGGTGCTGTGGAACGTCGGGGCGGACGGCTACGAGGTGCGCGCCTCACCGGCCTGCCAGGGCTGCGGCGCGGCGTCGACCGGCGTGCGGGACTGCCCGGAGTGCCACAGCGAGCGCGGCACCCTCCAGGGCCTGCTGCACGGCGCGGGCGTGCTGGGCTCCGAGCGGGTCCCGGCCGGGTACCTGCGGGCGTCCGAGCCCCAGCGGCGGGCGCTGCTCGCCGGGCTGCTGGACACCGCGGGGACGGTCGCCGAGGACGGCTCGGTGCGGTTCGAGGCGTCGGGCGCGGGCCTGGCGCGGGACGTGCGCGAGCTGGTCGTCGGCCTGGGCTACCGCTGCGCCGGGGACGGGGTGGTCGTCGGCTTCGAGGCCGGGGACGACGTGTTCCGGGTGGAGCGCAAGCGGCTGGAGCACAAGGACCGGGGGCAGCGCGCGGGCGCGGGGACCCGGTTCGTGGTCGGGGTGCGGCCGGTGGCGAGCGTGCCGGTGCGCTGCGTGGAGGTCGACAACGCCGCCCACCTGTACCTCGCGGGCCGGTCGATGATCCCGACGCACAACTCGACGCTGGGGCTGGACTTCGCCAGGTCCTGCTCGGTCAAGCACGGGCTGACCAGCGCCATCTTCTCGCTGGAGATGAGCCGCACCGAGATCGTCATGCGGATGCTGTCCGCCGAGGCGCGCATCCGCCTCGGCGACATGCGCGGTGGCACGATGAGCGACGACGACTGGACCCGGTTGGCGCGGCGGATGAGCGAGATCAGCGAGGCGCCGCTGTTCGTGGACGACTCGCCGAACCTGACCATGATGGAGATCCGGGCGAAGGCGCGCCGGCTCAAGCAGCGGCACGACCTGCGGCTCGTGGTGGTGGACTACCTGCAGCTGATGTCGTCGGGCAAGAAGACCGAGTCGCGCCAGCAGGAGGTCTCGGAGTTCTCCCGGAACCTGAAGCTGATCGCGAAGGAGCTGGAGGTCCCGGTGATCGCGATCAGCCAGCTGAACCGCGGTCCCGAGCAGCGCACCGACAAGAAGCCGCAGCTGTCCGACCTGCGCGAGTCCGGCTCGCTGGAGCAGGACGCGGACATGGTCATCCTGATCAACCGCCCGGACGCGTGGGAGCGCGACGACCCGCGCGCGGGCGAGGCCGACCTGATCATCGCCAAGCACCGCGCGGGCCCGACCGCGACGATCACGGTGGCCCACCAGCTGCACTACAGCCGGTTCACGGACCTGGCGCAGGGCTGA
- a CDS encoding STAS domain-containing protein, with the protein MGLKVSKHRVDHGEGSFLVAGISGVVDLFTSPKLWTELVVEEIDEGAFLVVLDLERVESLDHHGLGVLAGALARVRANGGALALAGVGETVLDALELARFDEIIPIADTVEEAIAMASGEEPAP; encoded by the coding sequence ATGGGCCTGAAGGTGAGCAAGCACCGCGTCGACCACGGCGAGGGCTCGTTCCTCGTCGCCGGGATCTCGGGGGTGGTCGACCTGTTCACCTCCCCGAAGCTCTGGACGGAGCTGGTGGTCGAGGAGATCGACGAGGGCGCGTTCCTCGTCGTGCTGGACCTGGAGCGGGTCGAGTCGCTGGACCACCACGGGCTCGGCGTGCTCGCCGGGGCGCTGGCCAGGGTGCGGGCCAACGGCGGCGCGCTCGCGCTGGCCGGGGTCGGCGAGACCGTGCTGGACGCGCTGGAGCTGGCCCGCTTCGACGAGATCATCCCGATCGCGGACACCGTCGAGGAGGCCATCGCGATGGCCAGCGGCGAGGAGCCCGCGCCCTGA
- a CDS encoding SDR family NAD(P)-dependent oxidoreductase, whose product MTKTGLLADKITLVTGASRGIGAAAARLFTAEGATVVLAARSEDALKALASELPGASYVVTDLGDKESIDHLVRTVVERHGRLDAAFNNGGTATPPHPLADVTEEDLDRVVQVNFKGVFHAVAAEVKAMIATGGGAIVNTSSVGSLIANPALPAYAAAKRAVNSLTESAAVTYGGAGIRVNAIAPGLTRTEMVDDWESHDPGVIDRIVASTPLGRAAAPEEVAEAAAWLLSDRASYVTGAVLPVTGGTGI is encoded by the coding sequence ATGACCAAGACCGGACTGCTGGCCGACAAGATCACGCTCGTCACCGGGGCCAGCCGGGGCATCGGCGCCGCCGCCGCCCGCCTGTTCACCGCCGAGGGCGCCACCGTCGTGCTCGCCGCGCGCAGCGAGGACGCGCTCAAGGCCCTCGCCTCGGAACTGCCGGGTGCCTCGTACGTGGTCACCGACCTGGGTGACAAGGAGAGCATCGACCACCTGGTGCGCACGGTCGTCGAGCGGCACGGCAGGCTCGACGCGGCGTTCAACAACGGCGGCACGGCCACCCCGCCGCACCCGCTCGCGGACGTGACCGAGGAGGACCTGGACCGGGTCGTCCAGGTCAACTTCAAGGGCGTGTTCCACGCGGTGGCCGCCGAGGTCAAGGCCATGATCGCCACCGGCGGCGGGGCGATCGTCAACACCAGCAGCGTCGGCAGCCTGATCGCGAACCCGGCGCTGCCCGCTTACGCGGCGGCCAAGCGGGCGGTGAACAGCCTGACCGAGTCGGCGGCCGTCACCTACGGCGGCGCGGGCATCCGGGTGAACGCCATCGCGCCCGGCCTGACCCGCACCGAGATGGTCGACGACTGGGAGTCGCACGACCCCGGCGTGATCGACCGGATCGTCGCGTCCACCCCGCTCGGCAGGGCCGCCGCGCCCGAGGAGGTGGCGGAGGCGGCGGCCTGGCTCCTCAGCGACCGCGCCTCGTACGTGACCGGCGCGGTGCTCCCGGTGACCGGCGGGACCGGCATCTGA
- a CDS encoding helix-turn-helix transcriptional regulator: MDKAELGRFLRSHRERLAPGTVGLPSGGPRRTPGLRREEVAQLAHISTQYYTRLEQARGPRPSRHVLVALGRALRLTDAERDHLHALCGRPAEPPGVSRDVPDRVMDLVERLPDTAVVVLDAKYDVLAWNPLAAALLEDFSAVPQRERNMIRRYFLDPDPARRHYGIEDGGGFSRFAAAHLRAVAARYPRDRGVQDLVRELLRGSPEFVELWRVAEVSGEHGMAKVVAHPRLGPIPLDCDVLVVPERDQHVVLFTAPPGSPGHDALRLLSVLGLQEMR, encoded by the coding sequence GTGGACAAGGCTGAGCTGGGCCGCTTCCTGCGGTCGCACCGCGAGCGGCTGGCACCGGGGACCGTGGGACTGCCTTCGGGCGGGCCGCGTCGCACCCCCGGTCTGCGGCGCGAGGAGGTGGCGCAGCTGGCGCACATCTCGACCCAGTACTACACGCGGCTGGAGCAGGCGCGCGGTCCGCGGCCGTCGCGGCACGTGCTGGTCGCGCTGGGCAGGGCGCTGCGGCTCACCGACGCCGAGCGGGACCACCTGCACGCGCTGTGCGGGCGGCCCGCGGAACCACCGGGCGTGTCCCGCGACGTCCCCGACCGGGTGATGGACCTGGTGGAGCGGCTGCCGGACACCGCCGTGGTGGTGCTGGACGCGAAGTACGACGTGCTGGCGTGGAACCCGCTGGCGGCGGCGCTGCTGGAGGACTTCTCGGCGGTGCCGCAGCGGGAGCGCAACATGATCCGCCGGTACTTCCTGGACCCGGACCCGGCGCGCAGGCACTACGGGATCGAGGACGGCGGCGGGTTCAGCCGGTTCGCCGCAGCGCACCTGCGCGCGGTGGCCGCCCGCTACCCGCGCGACCGGGGCGTGCAGGACCTGGTCCGGGAGCTGCTGCGGGGCAGCCCTGAGTTCGTGGAGCTGTGGCGGGTGGCCGAGGTGTCGGGCGAGCACGGCATGGCGAAGGTCGTCGCGCACCCCCGGCTCGGCCCGATCCCGCTGGACTGCGACGTGCTGGTGGTGCCGGAGCGGGACCAGCACGTGGTGCTGTTCACCGCCCCGCCCGGTTCGCCGGGGCACGACGCGCTGCGGCTGCTGTCGGTGCTCGGGCTGCAGGAGATGCGCTGA
- a CDS encoding exonuclease domain-containing protein, whose protein sequence is MGYAVVDVETTGFRRSDRVVEVAVVQLDRDRRVTGEWCTLLNPGRDLGPQHVHRIRAADVWGAPTFALAAGALARRLAGRVLVAHNLAFDARFLAAEFGRVGVDADFDGLCTMRLSGGRRSLRDCCADAGVPLLDAHSALADAHAAAALFARLPEVPGAGALDLPPLGADVPEVRRGAADLAGGVLAGTAGAGPAGMAPAGTAPAGGVPASGLLAGAAPRSGALAGATRPVELSGGTLAGGTRAGGTRSGEVLAGGALAGGSLGGPAIGVAATGVPGAGGPAAGGAGSAVRLARGDLVVFTGQMDDARDVWVGRALGSGLRVNSGYVTRATALLVAADPFSLSTKARRARAYGVPIVSEGAFAALLAGLADGLPDEPLGKIS, encoded by the coding sequence GTGGGTTACGCGGTGGTCGACGTGGAGACGACCGGGTTCCGGCGGTCCGACCGGGTGGTCGAGGTGGCCGTCGTGCAGCTGGACCGGGACCGGCGGGTCACCGGGGAGTGGTGCACGCTGCTGAACCCCGGCCGGGACCTCGGACCGCAGCACGTGCACCGGATCAGGGCAGCCGACGTGTGGGGCGCGCCGACGTTCGCGCTGGCGGCGGGGGCGCTCGCCCGGCGGTTGGCGGGTCGGGTGCTGGTGGCGCACAACCTGGCGTTCGACGCGCGCTTCCTGGCCGCCGAGTTCGGCCGGGTCGGGGTGGACGCGGACTTCGACGGGCTGTGCACGATGCGGCTGTCGGGCGGGCGGCGGTCGCTGCGGGACTGCTGCGCCGACGCCGGGGTGCCGCTGCTGGACGCGCACTCGGCGCTGGCCGACGCGCACGCGGCGGCGGCGCTGTTCGCGCGGCTGCCCGAGGTCCCCGGCGCGGGCGCGCTGGACCTGCCGCCGCTGGGCGCGGACGTGCCCGAGGTGCGGCGGGGCGCCGCCGACCTGGCGGGTGGGGTGCTGGCGGGGACGGCGGGCGCCGGACCGGCGGGAATGGCGCCTGCGGGAACGGCGCCGGCGGGCGGAGTTCCCGCGAGCGGGCTGCTGGCGGGCGCCGCCCCGCGGTCGGGCGCGCTGGCCGGTGCGACGCGACCGGTCGAGCTGTCCGGCGGGACTCTGGCCGGTGGGACTCGGGCCGGTGGGACGCGGTCGGGCGAAGTCCTGGCAGGCGGGGCTCTGGCGGGTGGGTCGCTCGGCGGTCCGGCGATTGGTGTTGCGGCGACCGGTGTTCCGGGTGCCGGCGGTCCGGCAGCCGGCGGCGCGGGGTCGGCGGTGCGGTTGGCGCGGGGCGACCTGGTGGTGTTCACCGGGCAGATGGACGACGCGCGCGACGTGTGGGTGGGCCGGGCGCTGGGCTCGGGGCTGCGGGTGAACTCCGGTTACGTCACGCGCGCCACGGCGCTGCTGGTCGCGGCCGACCCGTTCTCCCTGTCGACCAAGGCGAGGCGGGCCCGCGCGTACGGGGTGCCGATCGTGTCCGAGGGCGCGTTCGCCGCGCTGCTCGCCGGTCTCGCGGACGGGCTCCCCGACGAGCCGCTGGGCAAGATCAGCTGA